One genomic segment of Candidatus Methylacidiphilales bacterium includes these proteins:
- a CDS encoding type 1 glutamine amidotransferase domain-containing protein, with product MKILFVVTSHDKKGSTGEPTGFYLSEVSHAWNVLVGAGYEIDFVSPKGGKAPVDGFDLGDAVNKKFWDDAKYRAKVENTLTPAQVRPEEYGAIYYAGGHGTMWDFPDNTAIASLATLIYERGGVVGAVCHGPAGLVNIKLSNGKYLVEGKRINAFTNEEEIAVKLQGVVPFMLESRLIERGAKFEKSGLWQKHIAVDQRVVTGQNPASATGVGEAIVSELQKSKASAN from the coding sequence ATGAAAATATTATTTGTAGTTACAAGTCATGATAAGAAGGGCTCTACAGGTGAGCCAACAGGTTTTTATTTGTCTGAAGTTTCACATGCGTGGAATGTCTTAGTGGGTGCTGGGTATGAAATTGATTTTGTTAGCCCAAAGGGAGGCAAGGCTCCTGTAGATGGGTTTGATTTAGGAGATGCGGTTAATAAGAAGTTCTGGGATGATGCTAAGTACAGGGCTAAGGTTGAGAATACCCTTACGCCCGCACAAGTTAGGCCAGAAGAGTACGGTGCTATCTACTATGCTGGTGGGCATGGTACGATGTGGGATTTTCCTGATAATACTGCAATCGCCTCACTTGCGACATTAATATATGAACGAGGTGGTGTGGTAGGAGCTGTATGCCATGGACCTGCTGGATTGGTAAATATCAAGCTAAGTAATGGTAAATACCTTGTTGAGGGAAAGCGCATTAATGCCTTTACGAATGAAGAAGAAATTGCTGTAAAGTTGCAGGGCGTAGTGCCATTTATGCTGGAATCAAGGCTTATTGAACGGGGTGCTAAGTTTGAGAAATCTGGTTTATGGCAGAAACATATTGCAGTGGATCAACGGGTAGTTACAGGTCAAAATCCTGCATCGGCAACTGGTGTAGGAGAGGCGATTGTCTCTGAGCTACAGAAAAGCAAAGCATCTGCGAATTAA
- a CDS encoding DUF4065 domain-containing protein, protein MTQIEHDDKCAIQVTAKDVADVFKVFAHGYKQDINPYKLIKLVYISFTWFYAYSGGRKLFEDKILVATNGPVIKSLQDEYSNETNPDCFASDMWRLENNYPSEQDETKINARLLEIQTKFIKMVPQEMEMLPAMIVAGVWERYGGGKDFKSITHDERSPWHYCRTHGMEEFDFTNQEMVNALQARAFEGSKPLVSYDAKLREKLLNMVPNAVKPTIVEMGQLAS, encoded by the coding sequence ATGACACAAATAGAACATGACGATAAGTGCGCAATACAGGTTACGGCAAAAGATGTTGCAGATGTATTTAAAGTATTTGCCCATGGTTACAAGCAGGACATCAACCCCTATAAATTAATTAAACTGGTATATATTAGTTTTACTTGGTTTTATGCTTACAGTGGTGGCCGAAAGTTATTTGAAGATAAAATTTTGGTGGCTACCAATGGCCCTGTTATAAAATCTCTTCAAGATGAATATAGCAACGAAACTAATCCCGATTGTTTTGCGTCAGATATGTGGAGATTAGAAAATAATTATCCTTCTGAACAAGATGAAACTAAGATTAACGCGAGGTTGTTAGAAATACAAACGAAATTTATAAAAATGGTACCACAAGAAATGGAAATGTTGCCTGCCATGATTGTAGCTGGGGTATGGGAACGGTATGGAGGTGGTAAAGATTTTAAATCCATCACCCATGATGAACGAAGTCCTTGGCACTATTGTAGAACCCATGGTATGGAAGAGTTTGATTTTACTAATCAAGAGATGGTAAATGCCTTGCAAGCAAGGGCCTTTGAGGGTAGCAAGCCTTTGGTTTCCTATGACGCAAAATTAAGAGAAAAGTTATTGAACATGGTACCTAATGCGGTAAAGCCAACCATTGTAGAAATGGGTCAGCTTGCCTCGTAA
- a CDS encoding cupin domain-containing protein has product MTNANSEIIQLNAHATVQGERSTMTHDHEQQFAIHPESSNLKFQPGETTTSVIDIGLNNAQTGFWTCSNSLCLVNFKVWQYCHFLEGEAIISNQHGKTWHINNQHGFIIPYGFKGVWHTTKKILNHYTAITQDAEITKTISPDEIIMLNPQASHAPSPSPTPTPPEKLIHGTLTSQAWDFFNCNNNPAIDCGLWECDIGKRHSFFEGYTEVERIIKGQCVITNQMGKSFTFTAGDIYVIPKDFKGTWETVSPLVKEYVVIT; this is encoded by the coding sequence ATGACAAACGCTAATTCTGAAATTATTCAACTCAACGCTCATGCTACTGTACAAGGAGAGCGTAGCACTATGACTCATGATCATGAACAACAGTTCGCTATTCATCCAGAGAGTAGTAATCTCAAGTTCCAACCAGGTGAGACTACCACTAGCGTCATAGACATTGGTCTAAACAACGCTCAAACCGGATTTTGGACTTGTAGCAACAGTCTCTGTTTAGTAAACTTCAAAGTTTGGCAATATTGTCATTTCCTTGAAGGAGAGGCCATTATTTCCAATCAACATGGTAAAACTTGGCATATTAATAACCAACATGGTTTTATTATCCCCTATGGGTTTAAGGGCGTCTGGCATACTACTAAAAAAATTCTAAATCATTACACCGCTATCACGCAAGATGCAGAGATAACTAAAACTATCTCCCCCGATGAAATTATCATGCTTAATCCACAAGCTAGTCATGCGCCTTCGCCCTCCCCTACTCCCACCCCGCCTGAGAAACTAATCCATGGCACATTAACTTCACAAGCATGGGATTTTTTTAACTGCAACAATAACCCTGCAATTGATTGTGGGCTTTGGGAATGTGATATAGGCAAAAGGCACTCCTTCTTTGAGGGATATACGGAAGTAGAGCGAATCATCAAGGGTCAGTGTGTAATTACCAATCAAATGGGCAAATCATTCACATTCACTGCAGGTGATATTTATGTCATTCCAAAAGACTTTAAGGGTACTTGGGAAACCGTATCTCCGCTAGTCAAGGAATATGTGGTTATTACATAA
- a CDS encoding AAA family ATPase produces MAITCNVCNSPNRDLASYCKHCGVELLEPSPKPKHLGSSLDASLDVLVGLTELKKSITTTITFARKMKSSGRQLDLKILTTILIGSTGTGKSMIADLLAKTYFKNGILSKPDAKIINAVDFVNFAKDLAINLNNEKGGMVFIDDVHRLVPADYIPGTITPMDKLYAEMDKNNGDPIIVLASRPDGFKEYLETNPEVKNRFSQIFILPDLSAEEMCEIAIREFEHQRFTLDADAKNKLSNVFRTCIKNKDSGFGNGHTVKKIVKEIIQAHVLNPQYVHLPQVIMAGDIHGAVSDEKTTQQIIAELEELIGMEEIKAYVKTMISRIEIAKQDALLTGKTYSFGEHLLFTGNPGTGKTSLARKLGEIFYSIGLLSRGHVIEVDRSKLVGEYLGSTPKLIQKYCDDAMGGVLFIDEAYTLKNSDNDSYGQEAIDTLLKRMEDDRGKFMVIAAGYKKEMQNFINANPGLQSRFKLENMFDLKDYTPIELFKIFQRFVRLDQYQIAGDAEAKLQKTIQELYDNRSKQFANGRDMRNLYERCLSLRATRLQKSHAHDLVLIADDIPSFQDENTVMSLDDAMKALHALVGLQSVKLTITKLIDYFEVEKIRMTSGGKKTTLSTHFIFKGNPGTGKTTVARILGSIVQAMGLLPSSKVIEASRKDLVGSYVGQTENITNKKIDQALGGILFIDEAYTLSKGGTNDYGMKAIEIILERMENERGKLMVIAAGYHNEMEGFLESNPGLSSRFTHHIEFEDYTPEEMLEIFKQMVKAKDMELAEHTEGHALTLLTKLFNQRDKNFANGRTVRNLFERVLQNQAMRIAARRRVQPDVSKIINTIVKIDFA; encoded by the coding sequence ATGGCAATAACATGTAATGTATGTAATAGTCCTAACCGCGACCTTGCAAGTTACTGTAAGCATTGTGGAGTAGAACTGCTTGAACCAAGCCCTAAGCCCAAACACCTCGGCAGCAGTTTAGATGCAAGTTTAGATGTATTGGTAGGCTTAACCGAATTAAAAAAGAGCATTACTACCACCATTACCTTTGCTCGTAAAATGAAATCTAGTGGTAGGCAACTAGACCTTAAAATACTCACCACCATACTGATTGGTAGCACTGGCACAGGGAAGTCTATGATTGCAGACCTTCTCGCCAAAACATATTTTAAGAATGGCATACTCAGTAAGCCAGACGCTAAGATTATTAATGCGGTTGATTTTGTGAACTTTGCAAAAGACTTGGCGATTAATTTGAATAATGAAAAAGGTGGTATGGTGTTTATCGATGATGTGCATCGATTAGTTCCTGCAGATTATATCCCTGGTACTATTACCCCGATGGACAAGCTCTATGCCGAAATGGATAAAAACAATGGAGATCCAATCATCGTGCTCGCTTCCCGTCCAGATGGTTTTAAAGAGTACCTAGAGACAAATCCAGAAGTCAAGAATCGCTTTAGTCAAATTTTTATATTACCTGATTTATCTGCTGAAGAAATGTGTGAAATAGCCATTAGGGAGTTTGAACATCAACGCTTCACGCTAGATGCAGATGCAAAAAATAAATTAAGTAATGTGTTTAGAACCTGTATCAAGAATAAGGATAGTGGTTTTGGTAATGGACATACCGTAAAAAAAATAGTTAAAGAAATTATTCAAGCCCATGTGCTCAATCCGCAGTATGTACATCTTCCTCAAGTCATTATGGCTGGAGATATTCATGGAGCGGTTTCAGATGAAAAAACCACGCAGCAAATTATTGCTGAGCTTGAAGAGTTGATTGGCATGGAGGAGATCAAGGCCTATGTCAAAACTATGATAAGTCGCATTGAAATTGCCAAACAAGATGCCTTGCTTACTGGCAAGACCTATAGTTTTGGTGAACATTTACTCTTTACCGGAAATCCTGGTACAGGAAAGACTAGCTTAGCGAGAAAACTTGGAGAGATATTTTATTCTATTGGTTTGCTAAGTCGCGGGCATGTCATTGAAGTTGATAGAAGTAAGTTAGTCGGTGAATATCTCGGGTCTACACCAAAGCTTATTCAAAAATACTGCGACGATGCAATGGGAGGTGTGCTATTTATTGATGAAGCATACACCCTAAAAAATAGTGATAATGATTCCTATGGCCAAGAAGCCATTGATACTTTATTAAAAAGAATGGAAGATGATCGAGGAAAGTTCATGGTCATTGCTGCTGGCTATAAAAAAGAAATGCAAAATTTTATTAATGCCAATCCCGGCCTGCAATCAAGATTTAAGCTTGAAAATATGTTTGATTTGAAGGATTACACGCCCATTGAATTATTTAAAATATTTCAAAGATTTGTTCGCCTTGATCAGTATCAGATCGCCGGTGATGCGGAAGCTAAGTTACAAAAAACCATACAAGAGCTCTACGATAATCGTAGCAAACAATTTGCCAATGGTCGTGACATGCGCAATCTCTATGAACGGTGTTTGTCGCTGCGTGCAACTAGACTACAAAAGTCTCATGCACATGACCTAGTCCTAATCGCTGATGACATCCCTAGTTTCCAAGATGAAAATACTGTTATGAGTCTAGATGATGCCATGAAAGCCTTACATGCTCTGGTGGGATTACAATCGGTAAAGTTAACCATTACAAAATTGATTGACTATTTTGAGGTTGAAAAAATTAGGATGACTTCGGGCGGTAAAAAAACCACGCTGAGTACCCATTTTATCTTTAAGGGAAACCCTGGAACTGGCAAAACTACTGTGGCGAGAATACTAGGCAGCATCGTGCAAGCCATGGGATTATTACCGAGTAGCAAAGTCATTGAGGCAAGTCGAAAGGATTTGGTCGGTAGCTATGTTGGGCAAACAGAAAATATCACCAACAAAAAAATAGATCAAGCCTTAGGTGGAATATTATTCATTGACGAAGCCTACACCCTGAGTAAGGGCGGTACTAATGACTATGGGATGAAAGCCATCGAAATTATCTTAGAGAGAATGGAAAACGAGCGAGGAAAGTTAATGGTCATTGCCGCAGGATATCACAATGAGATGGAGGGTTTTTTAGAGTCTAATCCTGGACTTAGCTCTCGCTTTACCCACCATATTGAATTTGAAGATTACACCCCAGAAGAAATGCTTGAGATATTTAAGCAGATGGTGAAAGCAAAAGACATGGAGCTTGCCGAGCATACCGAAGGGCATGCACTTACCCTATTGACTAAACTATTTAATCAGCGAGATAAAAATTTTGCCAATGGTAGGACAGTACGAAATCTATTTGAACGAGTCCTGCAAAATCAGGCGATGAGAATCGCGGCTAGACGCAGAGTACAACCAGATGTAAGCAAGATTATTAACACCATAGTCAAAATTGATTTTGCATGA
- a CDS encoding FHA domain-containing protein, with the protein MICIYCKSEIENDCFYCDQCGKEILICPLCGKTGKGKKCINDGNTLVSAKQNNPNATPMNTSMRTSVPVLRLVNTTLNIDITIRPEEIIGRLHGNYSKIFSAYHQISERHVQFLFNPNQGWMLQDLGSTNGTALNHLPEWQGVAKLKPQNQVAIQSYRYLLLANIELQIIINQ; encoded by the coding sequence ATGATTTGTATCTACTGTAAAAGTGAAATTGAAAATGATTGTTTTTATTGCGATCAATGTGGCAAGGAAATACTGATTTGTCCCTTATGTGGAAAGACCGGCAAAGGAAAAAAATGTATTAATGATGGGAACACACTAGTATCGGCGAAGCAAAATAATCCTAACGCTACTCCAATGAACACTTCAATGCGTACTTCAGTGCCGGTTTTACGACTGGTTAATACGACGCTAAACATTGATATAACAATTAGACCTGAAGAAATTATTGGTAGGTTGCATGGCAATTATAGCAAAATATTTTCTGCCTATCATCAAATCTCAGAACGACATGTGCAGTTTTTGTTTAATCCCAATCAGGGTTGGATGCTTCAGGATTTAGGCTCAACCAATGGTACGGCGCTTAATCACTTACCAGAGTGGCAAGGGGTGGCAAAGCTCAAGCCACAAAACCAAGTAGCGATACAATCCTACCGTTACTTGTTATTAGCGAATATTGAATTGCAAATTATTATCAACCAGTAA
- a CDS encoding protein kinase, whose product MSTQRPTDDQIVGSGTSSHTIRSDDAVISSSVSDANNFQSSLSHSVILNGKEFVIIKQLARSGESEVYLVTRLGGYAVLKYYYSNFKPKDEILIKLKMLKHPDIVLLYDYGYYQSRFYEISEYAQGGTLLEYMPVTSLDAMKQIVAEIIEALYYCHSNGIIHRDIKPDNIYFRTKAKKDLAIGDFGISSLTLHSDSLIRTTFARTSIYAAPELFTNIQGKTTIDKSIDYYALGITVLHLWLGENPFKHVDEFGIMRLKSEGRITIPPNLDAEIAKLIKGLITVNPLERWSYQEVKQWLVGVAVPVHYQDLIFNYKPYSFGSVDGAQIIVKNPKELAHYLEKYPEKGEGHLYRNTIAKWVEPVESGLFNELMDVVERDYPQDKRAGLKKATYILDPEKHYQGFDGSELKSQEEIALHYERHSAHYQKELSNPNALFYLFLEARHYKEKADQYRGYFTSYNPELALNMLILNLQGAHSCIINGQEFYQPEELLSVPASTKASIIEQLANQNSKLSLWMSRFPKLQPTIDLWRKLKRFDTTTFAYAFQLGFDLNGNHCKDKSEFYQYFKQDLNFFISAHQAQQNLVNAHHWLANYCQASLPQIIIDYLSNETYQDHCIAPLLRFICESADSTEALYQNINRVLAKCNHIIIKKQALANEVVTLIKESLEKNWKKDYQRVSPRFLQIFDRYITFVEANLPVHAPLFNLITTQVSDFIAANIRKDVEVIKTEETFIKTYFTELQAIITRIKKIAIDFPYLRRFNLEQIYCKQQSKVISQKNNQLKLNKIENLKEEYKTISVRRLEIHQLKQASDNNSSIILFSMVSLVALGLILLTIFKTGLLNLFSSKLLSFSAFVVGAILGWHLERTPSLVRKFATAFFCGIALIGIVESFFEYYTLIPLLSTMVILFLIATMILFGGWALLLYSKNAKSVQTVVLDNEEKKALKQSTDTIEQHFAEKEAYEILRETIRIMLLNDKEFEQEFPANTPR is encoded by the coding sequence ATGAGCACTCAAAGACCAACAGACGATCAGATTGTTGGATCCGGTACTAGTAGCCACACCATTAGAAGTGATGATGCGGTGATATCATCTAGCGTAAGCGACGCAAATAACTTTCAATCATCTCTCTCCCATAGTGTTATTCTTAATGGGAAAGAATTTGTTATTATTAAACAGCTGGCTCGTTCTGGAGAATCAGAAGTGTATCTCGTCACTCGCTTAGGAGGATACGCGGTGCTTAAGTACTATTATTCTAATTTTAAACCAAAAGATGAGATCCTCATAAAACTTAAAATGCTCAAACATCCCGACATCGTACTGCTCTATGATTACGGTTATTATCAGAGTCGATTTTATGAAATCTCAGAATACGCTCAGGGCGGAACACTTTTAGAGTATATGCCAGTTACTTCTCTTGACGCCATGAAACAAATTGTTGCGGAAATTATTGAAGCTTTATATTATTGTCATAGTAATGGAATCATACATCGCGATATTAAACCTGATAATATTTACTTTCGCACAAAAGCAAAAAAAGATTTGGCCATAGGTGATTTTGGTATTTCTTCACTAACCTTGCATTCCGATTCATTAATTCGCACTACCTTTGCCCGCACCAGTATCTATGCCGCCCCTGAACTATTTACTAATATCCAAGGTAAAACCACTATTGATAAAAGCATTGACTATTACGCGTTAGGGATAACCGTATTGCATCTGTGGTTAGGTGAAAACCCATTTAAGCATGTTGATGAATTTGGAATTATGCGACTTAAAAGTGAAGGTAGAATTACTATCCCACCTAACCTAGATGCTGAAATAGCAAAACTAATCAAGGGATTAATTACGGTGAATCCACTGGAGCGCTGGTCATATCAAGAAGTTAAACAGTGGCTGGTGGGAGTTGCAGTTCCAGTGCATTACCAAGACTTAATTTTTAATTACAAGCCATATTCATTTGGCAGTGTGGATGGCGCGCAAATAATAGTTAAAAATCCCAAAGAACTTGCTCATTACCTAGAGAAATACCCTGAAAAAGGTGAAGGGCATCTTTACAGAAATACTATTGCCAAATGGGTTGAGCCAGTTGAATCAGGTTTGTTTAATGAGCTCATGGATGTGGTTGAGCGAGATTATCCACAAGATAAAAGAGCCGGATTAAAAAAAGCAACTTATATTCTTGACCCTGAAAAACATTACCAAGGCTTTGATGGGAGTGAATTAAAATCACAAGAAGAAATTGCCTTGCATTATGAGCGACATAGTGCGCATTATCAAAAAGAGTTAAGCAATCCTAATGCCTTATTTTATCTATTTCTTGAAGCTAGACATTACAAAGAAAAAGCCGATCAATACCGTGGTTACTTTACCAGTTATAATCCCGAACTTGCTTTGAATATGCTTATCCTCAATTTACAAGGTGCACATAGCTGTATTATTAATGGGCAAGAGTTTTATCAGCCCGAAGAGCTTCTCTCTGTACCTGCCAGTACCAAGGCTAGTATTATTGAACAGCTCGCTAATCAAAATTCAAAACTATCGTTGTGGATGAGTAGGTTTCCAAAATTGCAACCAACCATTGACTTATGGCGGAAGCTTAAACGCTTTGATACTACTACCTTTGCCTATGCCTTTCAATTGGGATTTGATCTTAACGGCAATCACTGTAAGGATAAATCTGAATTTTATCAGTATTTTAAACAAGATCTTAATTTTTTTATTTCTGCCCACCAAGCCCAACAAAACTTAGTTAACGCACACCATTGGTTGGCTAACTATTGTCAAGCATCGTTGCCACAGATTATCATTGACTACCTAAGCAATGAAACATATCAAGATCACTGTATTGCACCGCTCCTGCGATTTATTTGTGAGAGCGCCGATTCCACCGAAGCCTTGTATCAGAATATCAACAGAGTTTTAGCAAAATGTAATCACATTATTATTAAAAAACAAGCGCTTGCTAATGAAGTAGTAACTCTGATCAAAGAGTCGCTTGAAAAAAACTGGAAAAAAGATTACCAAAGAGTTTCCCCTCGTTTTCTACAGATTTTTGACCGCTATATTACATTTGTAGAAGCTAATCTACCCGTTCATGCACCACTCTTTAACTTAATCACCACTCAAGTAAGTGACTTTATTGCGGCGAATATTCGTAAGGATGTTGAGGTTATAAAAACTGAAGAAACTTTTATTAAGACTTATTTCACCGAATTGCAAGCAATCATTACTCGGATAAAAAAAATCGCAATAGATTTTCCCTACCTCAGACGATTTAACCTTGAACAGATTTATTGTAAACAACAGAGCAAGGTAATTTCACAGAAAAATAACCAACTTAAATTAAACAAAATTGAAAATCTTAAAGAAGAATATAAAACTATCTCTGTGCGTCGTTTAGAAATCCACCAATTAAAACAAGCCTCTGATAATAACAGTAGCATTATACTTTTTAGTATGGTTAGTTTAGTTGCACTGGGGCTAATACTCCTAACCATATTTAAAACAGGCTTGCTTAATTTATTCTCTAGCAAATTACTCTCCTTTTCTGCGTTTGTAGTTGGCGCTATACTGGGGTGGCATTTAGAGAGAACACCATCACTAGTAAGAAAATTCGCCACTGCATTTTTTTGCGGGATTGCTTTAATTGGTATTGTGGAATCTTTCTTTGAGTACTATACATTAATTCCACTCCTTTCAACTATGGTTATACTATTTCTAATCGCAACGATGATTTTATTTGGAGGCTGGGCATTATTGCTCTATTCCAAGAATGCAAAGTCAGTGCAAACCGTTGTACTTGATAACGAAGAAAAGAAAGCCTTAAAACAGTCAACTGATACCATTGAACAGCATTTCGCAGAGAAAGAAGCCTATGAGATCTTGCGTGAGACGATAAGAATTATGCTTTTAAATGATAAAGAATTTGAGCAAGAATTTCCCGCTAATACACCGCGCTAA
- a CDS encoding copper resistance protein B translates to MSPNQVNYSAAISKTLKVYQLGFLITWFVIVSSYTDSTWSEVTPDEHLTHTEHSFSQFSTTSFTLDQFVIDLKQPHDLSISFEIQSGTETDYFLLYHDASYSTQGATNEALSELSYGTPLGRHWDIKFGVLTTNQNKANPALMVQFSGLTPGKIDADFSLYLSDNYLGFRQEFSKDISISESVLLSVSLEVLKLKTLLETSGELAFVFPTSLNLNVYLLFSGTKQFTPLNTFDSAIHFGISAVY, encoded by the coding sequence GTGTCACCTAATCAAGTTAACTATTCTGCAGCCATCTCTAAAACATTAAAAGTTTATCAACTAGGCTTTCTCATCACTTGGTTTGTTATTGTATCAAGTTATACCGATAGTACTTGGAGTGAAGTTACCCCTGATGAACATCTGACCCATACTGAGCATTCATTTTCACAATTTTCCACCACCTCATTTACATTAGATCAATTTGTAATAGATCTAAAACAACCTCATGATCTCAGCATTAGTTTTGAAATTCAATCAGGTACGGAGACTGATTATTTTCTCCTCTATCATGATGCTAGTTACTCCACACAAGGCGCTACCAATGAAGCGTTAAGTGAATTATCATATGGTACTCCCCTGGGCCGCCATTGGGATATTAAATTTGGGGTATTAACGACCAATCAAAACAAAGCTAACCCTGCCTTGATGGTTCAATTCTCAGGTCTTACCCCTGGAAAAATAGACGCAGACTTTTCCCTCTACCTCTCTGACAACTATCTTGGCTTTAGACAGGAGTTTAGCAAAGATATCTCCATTAGTGAATCTGTGCTTCTTTCTGTTTCACTAGAAGTACTAAAGCTCAAAACACTTTTGGAGACCTCAGGTGAGCTAGCATTTGTTTTCCCCACCTCACTAAATCTAAATGTCTATCTGCTCTTTAGTGGCACAAAACAATTCACACCACTCAATACCTTTGATAGCGCGATACATTTTGGAATTAGCGCGGTGTATTAG
- a CDS encoding multicopper oxidase domain-containing protein — translation MLRRKFFKQIIALGALPLLPSNILYASAPASPPTLSGVSVLEGPHIHLTIAKQVREIQGLQTEMILINNSLPAPIIRCRERDKVTIRVTNTLSEVSSIHWHGLIVPSAMDGVPGLSFNGIQPDQTFEYSFPLNQHGTYWYHSHSGFQELLGVYGAFIIDSTKAKPQQEVVILLSDATVIPPSRLLHELRINSERLSVIRDRVQDYAENKEKFAMWNAMAMSPFDLSDTSTKVFTYLCNGLENQQQPTHIIQPGQPTRIRVINASSSTIFDIQIPDLEFAIIGADGNDIEAVSVHEFRIAPAETYDLFCIPKDRPYCFFAQSIERTGFAHIALTPEISERAPIPILDRPVTLAMNDMMGDMESERKPISEKKPIKKSYLVESEVEYANYQLDDPGVGLRDRDWKVLTYADLHTIDQPIFTGEIEDEIILRLTGNMHRYLWNIDGVEFAKAEPIRLAYKKLYRVTLHNDTMMSHPMHLHGLWSNICKSDGTFIKKHTLLVQGAKAIEFIVDADTIGRWAFHCHLALHMKSGMFREFRVT, via the coding sequence ATGCTACGAAGAAAGTTTTTCAAGCAAATCATCGCGCTAGGCGCTCTTCCATTATTACCAAGCAATATTCTCTACGCTTCTGCACCAGCGTCACCTCCAACGCTTAGCGGAGTATCAGTTCTTGAGGGGCCACATATACATTTGACCATTGCCAAGCAGGTTAGAGAAATACAAGGGCTACAAACAGAAATGATACTAATTAATAACTCACTTCCTGCGCCAATTATTCGTTGCCGTGAGCGAGACAAGGTTACCATAAGAGTAACTAACACTCTATCAGAAGTATCTTCTATACATTGGCATGGTTTAATTGTACCCAGTGCAATGGATGGCGTGCCTGGATTAAGTTTTAACGGTATCCAACCTGACCAGACATTTGAATATTCATTTCCACTCAACCAACATGGCACTTACTGGTATCACTCTCATTCAGGATTTCAAGAACTGCTCGGAGTCTATGGTGCTTTTATTATTGATAGCACGAAGGCAAAGCCACAACAAGAAGTCGTGATACTTTTATCAGATGCAACAGTGATTCCTCCATCAAGATTATTACATGAACTTAGAATTAACAGCGAGAGACTTTCAGTAATTCGCGATCGGGTTCAGGACTACGCAGAGAATAAAGAAAAATTTGCGATGTGGAACGCCATGGCAATGAGCCCCTTTGATCTTTCGGATACTAGCACTAAGGTGTTTACCTATCTGTGTAATGGTCTTGAAAATCAACAACAGCCCACCCATATTATTCAACCTGGGCAACCCACAAGAATTAGAGTTATTAATGCCTCCTCAAGCACGATATTTGATATTCAAATTCCTGATTTAGAATTTGCAATTATTGGCGCTGATGGTAATGATATTGAAGCAGTTTCCGTACATGAATTCAGAATCGCACCAGCGGAAACCTATGATCTTTTTTGCATACCCAAAGATCGCCCCTACTGTTTTTTTGCACAAAGTATTGAAAGAACTGGATTTGCACATATTGCCCTAACCCCAGAGATATCGGAGCGCGCCCCTATTCCTATTTTAGATAGACCGGTAACATTAGCTATGAATGATATGATGGGTGATATGGAGTCGGAGCGAAAGCCCATTTCAGAAAAAAAACCTATTAAAAAATCATACCTAGTGGAAAGTGAGGTGGAATACGCCAACTACCAACTTGATGACCCAGGAGTAGGCTTAAGAGATCGCGATTGGAAGGTGCTAACCTATGCAGATTTACACACCATTGACCAACCCATCTTCACAGGTGAAATAGAAGATGAAATTATTTTGCGACTTACCGGCAACATGCATCGCTATCTATGGAATATTGATGGTGTAGAATTCGCCAAAGCAGAGCCGATTCGCTTAGCGTATAAAAAACTCTATAGAGTAACGCTCCACAATGACACGATGATGTCACACCCTATGCATCTGCATGGTCTCTGGAGCAATATCTGTAAATCAGATGGGACCTTCATTAAAAAACACACCCTGCTCGTTCAGGGTGCCAAAGCTATAGAATTTATCGTTGATGCTGATACTATAGGTCGTTGGGCTTTTCATTGCCACTTAGCATTACATATGAAATCAGGAATGTTTAGAGAATTTCGTGTCACCTAA